A single region of the Syntrophotaleaceae bacterium genome encodes:
- a CDS encoding YkvA family protein has product MPFEGLNYPELWKKAEKHYENGLPGVDLNDLVYAANKGKAKLEGLGNPPEGLEDLWEDLHHMVDLCRDYHIGIYKDISWDMMQKIAGAVAYFVTPFDLVPDVLPKIGYLDDAAVIQYALKGTRNDLDGYLRWRRERNRHQA; this is encoded by the coding sequence ATGCCTTTCGAAGGTCTGAATTATCCGGAACTCTGGAAGAAGGCGGAAAAGCATTATGAAAACGGTCTTCCCGGGGTCGATCTGAACGATCTGGTTTATGCGGCAAACAAGGGGAAGGCGAAACTTGAAGGGCTTGGCAATCCTCCCGAGGGATTGGAAGATCTCTGGGAGGACCTGCACCATATGGTCGATCTCTGCCGGGATTACCATATCGGCATTTATAAGGATATATCCTGGGATATGATGCAAAAGATCGCGGGAGCCGTTGCCTACTTCGTCACCCCTTTCGATCTGGTTCCCGATGTGCTTCCAAAAATCGGCTATCTGGATGACGCTGCCGTCATTCAGTATGCGCTGAAAGGAACCCGCAACGATCTGGACGGTTATCTGCGATGGAGAAGGGAGCGCAATCGGCATCAGGCCTGA
- a CDS encoding YqaE/Pmp3 family membrane protein, which translates to MDLLRILIAIFIPPLGVFLQVGIGKHFWINLLLTILGYIPGIIHAVWVIAKY; encoded by the coding sequence ATGGACCTGTTGCGCATATTGATCGCCATTTTCATTCCTCCCCTGGGGGTTTTTCTCCAGGTCGGCATCGGAAAACACTTCTGGATAAACCTGCTGCTGACGATTCTTGGATATATTCCGGGAATCATTCACGCCGTCTGGGTCATCGCCAAGTACTGA
- a CDS encoding iron-sulfur cluster assembly scaffold protein produces the protein MYTELVMDHVMNPRNVGILEEADSIIQVGDPKCGDCLLVFLKFTDNIISDAKFMIKGCPAAIATASMTTEMVKGMTLGKAFELTDEQIAAALGGLPEEKINCSSLAVGAVHEGIKHYLSSCMEKNQAIPS, from the coding sequence TTGTACACGGAATTGGTCATGGATCATGTCATGAATCCACGGAACGTCGGAATCCTCGAGGAGGCAGACTCTATCATCCAGGTAGGGGATCCGAAGTGCGGCGACTGTCTGCTGGTCTTTCTGAAATTTACCGACAATATCATCAGTGACGCAAAATTCATGATCAAGGGTTGTCCTGCCGCCATTGCAACGGCTTCCATGACGACCGAAATGGTGAAAGGGATGACGCTGGGAAAAGCCTTCGAACTCACCGACGAACAGATTGCCGCAGCTCTGGGGGGCTTGCCGGAAGAGAAAATAAACTGTTCGTCCCTCGCGGTCGGTGCGGTCCACGAAGGCATAAAGCATTACCTGTCGTCATGCATGGAGAAGAATCAGGCCATTCCTTCGTAA
- a CDS encoding sigma 54-interacting transcriptional regulator — protein sequence MERATQDIILDSINEGVFTVDPEWRITSFNRAAERITGIDREEALGRPCWEVFRASICEKECVLRQTMKTGKPIFNRTAYIVSDEGSRIPIRISTALLKDSRGRVVGGVETFQDLSQVEELRKELESRFTFEDIIGRSAPMLELFNILPQIAESGSTVLLEGGSGTGKELFARAIHNLSPRRHKRFVAVNCGALPDTLLESELFGYKAGAFTDARRDKPGRFSMAEGGTLFLDEIGDISPAMQVRLLRVLQERCIEPLGSVESEPMNVRILAASNKSLSELVREGSFREDLFYRIRVIHLQIPALSRRREDIPLLVNHFINKFNRLQNRQIAGLSHEVLTRLMEYDYPGNVRELENILEHAFVLCRSGLIEMQHLPPEFRPKDFPQLPRTAGSNNLEAMEKALITEALYRHNGSRKRTARDLGIDTSTLYRKIRAHGIEAPSTDGRTREKLLRDSDPK from the coding sequence ATGGAACGAGCAACCCAGGACATCATTCTGGATTCGATCAATGAAGGGGTTTTCACCGTCGATCCCGAATGGCGGATTACAAGTTTCAATCGCGCTGCGGAGCGGATCACCGGCATCGATCGGGAGGAGGCGCTGGGGCGGCCCTGCTGGGAGGTGTTCCGGGCCAGTATCTGCGAGAAGGAGTGCGTTCTGCGGCAGACCATGAAGACGGGAAAGCCGATTTTCAACCGGACGGCCTACATCGTCAGCGATGAGGGTTCCCGCATTCCGATACGCATATCGACGGCCCTGCTCAAAGACAGCCGGGGACGGGTCGTGGGCGGGGTGGAAACCTTTCAGGATCTGAGCCAGGTGGAGGAACTCAGAAAGGAACTGGAGTCCCGTTTCACCTTCGAGGATATCATCGGGCGCAGCGCACCCATGCTGGAACTCTTCAACATCCTTCCCCAGATTGCCGAAAGCGGCAGCACCGTGCTCCTGGAAGGAGGCAGCGGTACCGGCAAGGAACTCTTTGCCCGGGCCATTCACAACCTTTCTCCTCGACGCCATAAGCGGTTTGTGGCGGTCAATTGCGGGGCCCTGCCCGATACCCTGCTCGAATCCGAGCTTTTCGGCTACAAGGCCGGAGCCTTCACCGACGCGCGCCGCGACAAGCCGGGTCGCTTCTCCATGGCCGAGGGCGGAACTCTCTTCCTGGACGAAATCGGGGACATCTCCCCCGCAATGCAGGTGCGTCTCCTTCGGGTATTGCAGGAACGCTGTATAGAACCGTTGGGGTCGGTCGAATCCGAACCGATGAATGTGCGCATCCTGGCGGCCAGCAACAAAAGTCTGTCCGAACTGGTCCGGGAGGGAAGCTTCCGGGAGGACCTTTTCTACCGGATTCGCGTTATTCATCTGCAGATCCCGGCTCTTTCCCGGAGAAGGGAGGACATTCCCCTCCTGGTAAACCATTTCATAAACAAATTCAATCGCTTGCAGAACCGTCAGATTGCCGGCCTCTCCCATGAAGTGCTGACCCGCCTGATGGAATATGACTACCCGGGAAATGTCAGGGAGCTGGAAAATATCCTGGAACACGCTTTTGTACTGTGCCGCAGTGGCCTGATCGAGATGCAGCATCTGCCGCCCGAATTCCGTCCAAAGGATTTTCCACAACTGCCCCGTACGGCAGGATCAAACAATCTCGAAGCCATGGAAAAGGCTTTGATTACCGAAGCCCTTTATCGTCACAATGGAAGCCGAAAAAGGACCGCCCGCGACCTTGGCATCGATACCAGTACCCTCTACCGCAAGATCAGAGCTCACGGGATCGAAGCGCCATCCACAGACGGAAGGACCAGGGAAAAACTCCTGCGGGATTCTGATCCAAAATAA
- a CDS encoding DUF5320 domain-containing protein — MPRGDGTGPTGMGPMTGRAAGYCTGYGFPGYANPAFGRGFGAGFGRGRGFFGSGGRGWRNRFYATGMPGWARYGGYGYGAFPPPVQQDPEAEKQMLKAQADALEAELQMIRQRLGGLEKESAEK; from the coding sequence ATGCCACGTGGAGACGGAACAGGACCGACAGGAATGGGGCCCATGACGGGACGGGCCGCCGGTTATTGTACGGGTTACGGCTTCCCCGGCTATGCTAATCCTGCCTTTGGCAGAGGATTCGGAGCCGGGTTCGGGCGGGGCCGTGGATTTTTCGGCAGCGGTGGACGCGGGTGGCGAAACCGCTTCTACGCGACCGGAATGCCGGGCTGGGCAAGATACGGCGGGTACGGATATGGGGCCTTTCCGCCACCAGTTCAGCAAGATCCCGAAGCGGAAAAGCAGATGCTGAAGGCGCAGGCCGATGCCCTGGAAGCGGAACTGCAGATGATCAGACAACGCCTTGGCGGATTGGAAAAGGAGTCGGCTGAAAAATGA
- a CDS encoding NifB/NifX family molybdenum-iron cluster-binding protein: MKIGLPYWQGRISPVFDEATRLVLIETGSGGEVRREIRTLTCFDPWGRARELLSLGAQVLICGALSGPLEMALHGVGITVIARTCGPVEEVLGAYLNGRLEDDAYLMPGCGRRRGFRIRRRRGHRW; encoded by the coding sequence ATGAAGATTGGACTTCCATATTGGCAGGGGCGTATTTCCCCGGTCTTCGATGAGGCGACCCGCCTCGTGCTGATTGAAACGGGCTCGGGAGGGGAGGTCCGGCGTGAGATTCGAACGCTGACCTGCTTTGATCCCTGGGGTCGGGCCCGGGAGCTACTGTCGCTGGGAGCCCAGGTTCTCATCTGCGGAGCCCTATCCGGGCCGCTGGAGATGGCCCTTCATGGAGTCGGCATTACCGTCATCGCCCGAACCTGCGGCCCGGTTGAAGAAGTCCTAGGCGCTTACCTGAATGGCCGGCTGGAAGATGATGCTTATCTGATGCCTGGCTGCGGCCGGCGTAGAGGATTTCGGATTCGCCGCAGGCGAGGGCACCGCTGGTAA
- a CDS encoding DUF3309 family protein codes for MEILLVIILVLLILTVIPTWPYSRGWGYYPSGILVLILIILLLFWLF; via the coding sequence ATGGAAATCCTGCTGGTCATCATCCTCGTTCTCCTCATCCTAACCGTTATTCCGACTTGGCCGTACAGCAGAGGCTGGGGCTACTATCCCAGCGGCATCCTGGTACTCATCCTCATTATCCTGCTGCTTTTCTGGCTGTTCTAG
- a CDS encoding NifB/NifX family molybdenum-iron cluster-binding protein, producing the protein MKIAFTAAGNTLDARMDPRFARAAGYIIYDTETDTFVAVDNQKTLDTAHGAGILATESIVNQGVTCVVTGHCGPNAFRALSAAGISVFKAQDQTVAEALEAYRSGTLPAMESADVDGHWS; encoded by the coding sequence GTGAAAATAGCCTTTACTGCAGCGGGAAACACCCTGGATGCCCGCATGGACCCGCGTTTTGCCAGGGCGGCTGGTTATATCATTTATGATACGGAGACGGATACTTTCGTTGCTGTCGATAACCAGAAGACGCTCGATACCGCCCATGGCGCCGGCATTCTGGCCACGGAGTCGATCGTGAACCAGGGTGTGACATGCGTCGTGACCGGGCATTGCGGCCCGAATGCCTTCCGGGCGCTGTCGGCTGCAGGCATCAGCGTTTTCAAGGCCCAGGATCAGACAGTGGCCGAAGCCCTGGAGGCATACCGCTCCGGAACGCTTCCGGCCATGGAATCGGCCGACGTCGACGGCCACTGGTCATGA
- a CDS encoding ATP-binding protein, whose translation MIISVASGKGGTGKTTVSVNLARIIGRGVQLLDCDVEEPNIHLFLQGRQTGSDSVTIPIPEVDESLCNGCGECGRFCRYHAIVSFGTVPLVFAELCHGCGGCALVCPQNAIREAGKRIGVVETMETEDISLILGKLDIGLPMAPPLIRAVKARLNSKRMAILDAPPGTSCPVIATVRGSDFVVLVTEPTPFGLHDLRLAVDMIRELSIPFGVVVNRMGVGDDRVHRFCGEENIPLLLELPDDRRIAEAYSQGELVVDVLPEYASNFATLLLNIREVRNAWER comes from the coding sequence ATGATTATTTCGGTTGCCTCCGGCAAAGGCGGCACCGGCAAAACCACGGTGTCGGTCAATCTGGCGCGGATCATCGGTCGCGGTGTTCAACTTCTGGACTGCGATGTCGAGGAGCCGAATATCCACCTGTTCCTGCAAGGAAGACAGACCGGCAGCGACAGTGTAACCATCCCGATTCCCGAGGTCGACGAGTCCCTTTGCAACGGGTGCGGCGAGTGCGGGCGATTCTGCCGCTACCATGCCATCGTGTCCTTCGGTACCGTCCCCCTGGTTTTCGCCGAATTATGCCACGGGTGCGGCGGATGCGCGCTGGTCTGTCCGCAAAATGCCATTCGGGAGGCCGGCAAACGCATCGGCGTGGTCGAGACGATGGAGACGGAAGACATCTCTCTGATACTGGGGAAACTGGATATCGGCCTGCCCATGGCGCCGCCGCTTATCCGGGCCGTCAAGGCCCGACTGAACAGCAAGAGGATGGCGATCCTGGACGCGCCGCCGGGCACCTCCTGTCCGGTCATCGCCACGGTGCGGGGTTCGGATTTCGTGGTGCTGGTTACCGAGCCGACGCCCTTCGGACTGCATGACCTGAGGCTGGCGGTGGATATGATTCGGGAGCTTTCCATCCCCTTTGGCGTGGTCGTGAATCGCATGGGGGTCGGAGACGATCGGGTCCACAGGTTCTGCGGGGAGGAGAACATCCCCTTGCTGCTGGAACTGCCCGACGACCGGCGCATTGCCGAGGCTTATTCGCAAGGAGAACTGGTGGTGGACGTGTTGCCCGAGTATGCCTCCAATTTCGCGACCCTCCTGCTGAATATCAGGGAAGTCAGAAACGCCTGGGAGAGATGA